From the Pseudomonas sp. SORT22 genome, one window contains:
- a CDS encoding collagen-like protein — translation MRKLIILAALFSPLALADAISVAAHSVLRLPNKASVVHLQRLEVADSATLVLPASLVDLRIDELHLGQEARIAIVPAETTLQLEVQRASFGEGSQIVAHGAPGTYEKAAKAGRNLELQLHELKASTLAIDARGGAGAPGYVGLDGANGKPGGCTWGQASRGANGDNGGNGHDGAPGGRVRLALPAGFPAERIVVQLDGGAPGVAGAAGKPGAGGASKGCLVYSTAGGAAGKPGAAGQPGAAGAVGELILQRL, via the coding sequence ATGCGTAAATTGATCATTCTGGCTGCATTGTTCAGCCCTCTGGCCCTGGCCGACGCCATCAGCGTGGCGGCCCATTCGGTGCTGCGCCTGCCAAACAAGGCCAGCGTCGTGCATTTGCAGCGCCTGGAGGTTGCTGATTCCGCCACCCTGGTGCTGCCCGCCAGCCTGGTCGATCTCAGGATCGATGAGTTGCACCTGGGCCAGGAGGCGCGAATTGCCATCGTGCCGGCCGAAACCACCCTGCAGCTTGAAGTGCAACGGGCCAGCTTCGGCGAGGGCAGCCAGATCGTTGCCCATGGTGCCCCGGGCACTTACGAAAAAGCGGCAAAGGCCGGGCGCAACCTGGAATTGCAACTGCATGAGCTCAAAGCCTCGACCCTGGCCATTGATGCCCGTGGCGGCGCCGGTGCGCCGGGTTATGTCGGCCTTGATGGCGCCAATGGCAAGCCGGGGGGCTGCACCTGGGGCCAGGCCAGCCGCGGCGCCAATGGCGACAACGGTGGCAATGGCCATGACGGCGCGCCGGGTGGCCGGGTGCGGCTGGCGTTGCCGGCAGGTTTTCCTGCTGAGCGCATCGTGGTCCAGCTTGATGGCGGTGCGCCAGGCGTGGCGGGTGCAGCCGGCAAGCCGGGGGCCGGTGGCGCAAGCAAGGGCTGCCTGGTGTACAGCACTGCGGGTGGTGCGGCAGGCAAACCTGGGGCTGCGGGTCAGCCGGGAGCGGCGGGTGCAGTTGGAGAGTTGATCTTGCAGCGCCTGTAA
- a CDS encoding CopD family protein, whose product MPVFALSYSLHVLAALVWVGGMFFAWLILRPAAVAALEGPARLRLWVEVFQRFFGWVWIAIAVLAISGMLMVNTRFASFETTPRHVQVMIGGAIAMFAVFFRVQSLLYPELRQAVQAEDWPAGAAVMARIRRMVGLNLVLGIAVVLSGGVLW is encoded by the coding sequence ATGCCCGTCTTTGCCCTGTCTTACAGCCTGCATGTTCTGGCCGCCCTGGTGTGGGTCGGGGGGATGTTCTTTGCCTGGCTGATCCTGCGCCCGGCGGCGGTTGCAGCCCTGGAAGGCCCCGCTCGCCTACGCCTGTGGGTAGAAGTGTTTCAGCGTTTTTTTGGCTGGGTATGGATCGCAATCGCGGTGCTGGCGATCAGCGGCATGTTAATGGTCAACACCCGTTTTGCCAGCTTCGAGACCACGCCACGGCATGTCCAGGTGATGATCGGCGGTGCAATTGCGATGTTTGCCGTGTTCTTTCGTGTCCAGTCGTTGCTGTACCCGGAACTGCGCCAGGCGGTGCAGGCTGAGGACTGGCCGGCGGGTGCGGCGGTGATGGCGAGGATTCGGCGGATGGTCGGGCTTAACCTGGTGCTGGGGATTGCGGTGGTGTTGTCGGGTGGGGTGCTGTGGTGA
- a CDS encoding OmpA family protein translates to MSIVRTALPLVLLTSVLTGCAGLQKTDWPKCAAVGGVGGAALGAIESSSWAGWGALLGAGMAAGYCWAHGDGDEDGDGVPDSRDKCPGTPRGVQVDANGCPPEPVAVVEEVAVVKEEVIVIRDVHFEFDSAKLTATDKERLNTIATRLKNEAASARLSVTGHTDSKGSDAYNQKLSERRAHSVTEYLIESGVPRASFVSVRGAGETQPVADNATADGRAQNRRTEIRIER, encoded by the coding sequence ATGAGCATAGTACGCACAGCATTACCTCTGGTTCTGCTAACCAGCGTGTTGACTGGTTGTGCAGGTTTGCAAAAAACCGACTGGCCGAAGTGTGCTGCCGTCGGGGGCGTAGGCGGCGCAGCCCTGGGCGCTATCGAGAGCTCCAGCTGGGCAGGCTGGGGCGCGCTGCTTGGCGCGGGCATGGCCGCCGGTTACTGCTGGGCCCACGGCGATGGCGACGAAGACGGCGATGGCGTGCCGGACAGCCGCGACAAGTGCCCGGGCACGCCACGTGGCGTGCAGGTCGATGCAAACGGATGCCCGCCGGAGCCTGTCGCCGTGGTCGAAGAAGTCGCCGTGGTCAAGGAAGAGGTCATTGTCATTCGCGATGTTCACTTCGAGTTCGATTCGGCCAAGCTGACCGCAACCGACAAGGAGCGCCTCAATACCATTGCCACGCGCCTGAAAAACGAAGCGGCGAGCGCGCGCTTGAGTGTCACTGGCCACACCGACAGCAAAGGCTCCGATGCCTATAACCAGAAACTCTCGGAGCGCCGCGCGCATTCGGTCACCGAATACCTGATCGAGAGCGGCGTGCCACGTGCCAGCTTCGTCTCGGTGCGCGGTGCCGGTGAGACCCAGCCGGTTGCCGACAACGCCACTGCCGATGGCCGGGCGCAGAACCGTCGTACGGAAATTCGCATCGAGCGCTGA
- a CDS encoding beta-galactosidase — translation MIRRTLPAVFALLFSTPLLAGQQTLFSFVRPAAVVNVLTEDASLPQYNAEQTAEGEVLRRVVFNPVAQPKLRLTPQAGAWDWSSATALTLRLQSAMDWALTVDVTVLSSDGKTLTSRIDLPAGPAQTVYVPLKASSPLSQGMRAGPPMPWVHEGQRVLLTSSAGEVDLKQVVSVTLSMNKPNVAQSILIERVGTQDDEQLQKAVYTGLIDGYGQSTRGRWPEKIVSDDQLKAAAGREQLQLKGWLSERSKLKLDKFGGISEGPAFEAKGFFRTEKREGRWYLVTPEGHPFYSLGVNTVAADGGRTYVAGRESMFSALPQAGEALAQFYGEGNNNDGNGSARGRNFNQGRWFDFYAANIERSHSTPCTPVAASDKGAAVDCPPASFDKQRWQGHTLDRLQAWGFNTLGNWSEPTLGQANRMPYTLPLSIVGDYTSISTGMDWWGGMPDPFDPRFAMATERAVAIAARDHRDDPWLIGYFADNELAWAAPGDDPKARYALAYGTLRLTTDVPAKRAFLKQLRDKYRNQAGLSKAWGIDLPAWELMEDPGFEPPLPSPEHPEIEADFKYFQKVFAETYFKTISDSLKWHAPNHLLLGGRYAVSTPEAVGACAEYCDVISFNFYTPKPQDGYDFNQLKALDKPVLVSEFQFGSRDRGPFWPGPMEVAKEEGRAPAYASFIKAALDEPSIVGVHWFQYLDQPASGRLLDGENGHFGLVGITDVPFQGFVDGVRRSNLQTQEQFGKTLVTPEKAPKTP, via the coding sequence ATGATTCGCCGTACCTTGCCTGCCGTATTCGCACTGTTGTTCAGCACGCCGCTGCTGGCTGGGCAACAGACGCTGTTCAGCTTCGTTCGCCCGGCCGCCGTGGTCAATGTGCTGACCGAAGATGCCAGCCTGCCGCAGTACAATGCAGAGCAGACGGCCGAGGGCGAGGTGCTGCGCCGCGTGGTGTTCAACCCGGTGGCGCAGCCCAAGCTGCGCCTGACTCCGCAGGCCGGGGCCTGGGACTGGTCCAGCGCCACGGCCCTGACCTTGCGTCTGCAAAGTGCCATGGACTGGGCGCTGACCGTCGATGTCACGGTGCTAAGCAGCGACGGCAAGACCCTCACCAGCCGCATCGACCTGCCGGCGGGCCCGGCGCAAACCGTCTATGTACCGCTCAAGGCCAGTTCGCCGCTGAGCCAGGGCATGCGCGCCGGGCCGCCGATGCCTTGGGTGCACGAGGGCCAGCGGGTACTGCTGACCAGCAGCGCTGGCGAGGTCGATCTCAAGCAGGTGGTGTCGGTGACCTTGTCGATGAACAAGCCCAACGTCGCCCAGAGCATCCTCATCGAGCGCGTCGGCACCCAGGATGACGAGCAACTGCAAAAGGCCGTGTACACCGGCCTGATCGACGGCTATGGCCAGTCGACCCGCGGTCGCTGGCCGGAAAAGATCGTCAGCGATGACCAGCTCAAGGCCGCCGCCGGCCGCGAACAGCTGCAGCTCAAAGGCTGGCTGAGCGAACGCAGCAAGCTCAAGCTCGACAAGTTCGGTGGCATCAGCGAAGGCCCGGCGTTCGAGGCCAAGGGCTTCTTTCGCACCGAGAAACGCGAAGGTCGCTGGTACCTGGTGACCCCCGAAGGCCATCCGTTCTATTCCCTGGGCGTCAACACCGTGGCAGCCGACGGTGGCCGCACCTATGTGGCAGGGCGCGAGAGCATGTTCAGCGCACTGCCGCAAGCAGGTGAGGCGCTGGCGCAGTTCTACGGTGAAGGCAACAACAACGACGGCAATGGCTCGGCCCGTGGTCGCAACTTCAACCAGGGGCGCTGGTTCGACTTCTATGCCGCCAACATCGAGCGCAGCCACTCCACCCCATGCACGCCGGTGGCGGCCAGTGACAAAGGCGCGGCGGTGGACTGTCCACCCGCCAGCTTCGACAAGCAGCGCTGGCAGGGCCACACCCTCGACCGCCTGCAAGCCTGGGGCTTCAATACCCTGGGCAACTGGAGCGAGCCGACGCTTGGCCAGGCCAATCGCATGCCGTACACCTTGCCGCTGTCGATCGTTGGTGACTACACCAGCATCAGCACCGGCATGGACTGGTGGGGCGGCATGCCTGACCCGTTCGACCCGCGCTTTGCCATGGCCACCGAGCGTGCGGTGGCGATTGCCGCCCGCGATCACCGCGACGACCCCTGGCTGATCGGCTACTTTGCCGACAACGAGCTGGCCTGGGCCGCCCCCGGTGACGATCCCAAGGCCCGCTACGCCCTGGCCTACGGCACCTTGCGCCTGACCACCGATGTACCGGCCAAGCGTGCCTTCCTCAAGCAGTTGCGCGACAAGTACCGCAACCAGGCCGGCCTGTCCAAGGCCTGGGGCATCGATCTGCCCGCTTGGGAGCTGATGGAAGACCCAGGGTTCGAACCGCCGCTGCCAAGCCCTGAGCACCCGGAAATCGAGGCCGACTTCAAATACTTCCAGAAAGTCTTCGCCGAAACCTATTTCAAGACCATTTCCGACTCGCTGAAGTGGCATGCGCCCAATCATCTGTTGCTTGGCGGCCGTTATGCCGTGAGCACCCCGGAAGCAGTCGGCGCCTGTGCCGAGTACTGCGACGTCATCAGCTTCAATTTCTACACGCCCAAACCGCAGGACGGCTACGACTTCAACCAGCTCAAGGCGCTGGACAAGCCGGTGCTGGTCTCCGAGTTCCAGTTCGGTTCCCGCGACCGTGGCCCGTTCTGGCCGGGGCCGATGGAGGTGGCCAAGGAAGAGGGCAGGGCGCCGGCCTATGCCAGCTTCATCAAGGCCGCGCTGGATGAACCGTCAATCGTCGGTGTGCACTGGTTCCAGTACCTCGACCAACCTGCCAGCGGGCGCCTGCTCGATGGCGAGAACGGCCATTTCGGCCTGGTCGGCATTACCGATGTACCGTTCCAGGGCTTTGTCGACGGCGTGCGCAGGAGCAATCTGCAAACCCAGGAACAGTTCGGTAAAACCCTGGTGACCCCGGAAAAAGCGCCGAAGACTCCCTGA
- the dinG gene encoding ATP-dependent DNA helicase DinG: MISNELKTTIQGAYSRFLEAKSLKPRYGQRLMIAEVAKVLGDIDCDDEGRRVGEPAVVAVEAGTGTGKTVAYSLASIPAAKAAGKRLVIATATVALQEQIVFKDLPDLMRNSGLNFSFALAKGRGRYLCLSKLDVLLQEGQAQSATAQLFEEEGFRIEVDEASQKLFTSMIEKLAGNRWDGDRDSWPQALEDQDWARLTTDHSQCTGRHCPNFGQCTFYKAREGMGKVDVIVTNHDMVLADLALGGGAVLPDPRDTIYVFDEGHHLPDKAIGHFAHYTRLRSTADWLEQTAKNLTKLLAQHPLPGDLGKFIEQVPELAREIKAQQQFMFSACEQVADFRPGEDMEGRERPRHRFEGGVVPEHMREMGIELKKGFSRLSDLFTRLTELLKEGMDGEVNIGIASHQAEEWYPLFGSLLMRAQGNWELWTAFTAEDPEDSPPMARWLTLAESGALFDIEVNASPILAAEMLRRNLWNVAHGALVTSATLTALGKFDRFRMRAGLPKTAVTSVVPSPFHHVDAGVLRVPDLRADPRDAAAHTAAIIRDLPELVEGSRGSLVLFSSRKQMQDVFDGLDRDWRKQVFIQGNLSKQETLNKHKARVDGGDSSVLFGLASFAEGVDLPGAYCEHVVIAKIPFAVPDDPVEAALAEWIEARGGNPFMEIAVPDASLRLIQACGRLLRTEEDRGTITLLDRRVVTQRYGKAILNALPPFRREIS, encoded by the coding sequence ATGATCAGCAACGAACTCAAAACCACGATTCAGGGCGCCTATTCGCGTTTTCTCGAAGCCAAGAGCCTCAAGCCGCGCTACGGCCAGCGTCTGATGATTGCCGAAGTGGCCAAGGTGCTCGGCGATATCGACTGTGACGACGAAGGCCGGCGCGTCGGTGAACCAGCGGTGGTCGCGGTCGAGGCCGGCACCGGTACTGGCAAGACAGTGGCCTACAGCCTGGCCTCGATTCCGGCGGCCAAGGCGGCCGGCAAGCGCCTGGTGATCGCCACCGCCACGGTTGCCCTGCAGGAGCAGATCGTCTTCAAGGACCTGCCCGACCTGATGCGCAACAGCGGCCTCAATTTCAGCTTCGCCCTGGCCAAGGGCCGTGGCCGCTACTTGTGCCTGTCGAAACTCGACGTGCTGCTGCAGGAAGGCCAGGCGCAATCGGCCACTGCCCAGCTGTTCGAGGAAGAAGGCTTCCGGATCGAGGTCGACGAGGCCAGCCAGAAGCTCTTTACCAGCATGATCGAAAAGCTCGCCGGCAACCGCTGGGATGGCGATCGTGACAGCTGGCCCCAGGCTCTGGAAGACCAGGACTGGGCGCGCCTGACCACCGACCACAGCCAGTGCACCGGGCGCCATTGCCCGAACTTCGGCCAGTGCACCTTCTACAAGGCCCGCGAAGGCATGGGCAAGGTCGATGTAATCGTCACCAACCACGACATGGTTCTCGCCGACCTGGCCCTGGGCGGCGGCGCCGTGCTGCCGGACCCGCGCGACACCATCTATGTATTCGACGAAGGCCACCACCTGCCCGACAAGGCCATCGGCCATTTCGCCCATTACACCCGTTTGCGCTCGACTGCCGACTGGCTCGAGCAAACCGCCAAGAACCTGACCAAGCTGCTGGCCCAGCATCCGCTGCCGGGCGACCTGGGCAAATTTATCGAGCAGGTGCCGGAGCTGGCCCGTGAGATCAAGGCCCAGCAGCAGTTCATGTTCAGCGCCTGCGAGCAGGTTGCCGATTTCCGCCCGGGCGAAGACATGGAAGGCCGTGAGCGGCCTCGTCATCGTTTCGAAGGCGGCGTGGTGCCTGAGCACATGCGCGAGATGGGCATCGAGCTGAAAAAGGGCTTTTCGCGCCTCAGCGACCTGTTCACCCGCCTGACCGAGCTGCTCAAGGAAGGCATGGATGGCGAGGTCAATATCGGCATCGCCAGCCATCAGGCCGAGGAGTGGTACCCGCTGTTCGGCAGCCTGCTGATGCGCGCCCAGGGCAACTGGGAGTTGTGGACCGCCTTCACCGCCGAAGACCCGGAAGACAGCCCGCCCATGGCCCGCTGGCTGACCCTGGCCGAAAGCGGCGCGTTGTTCGATATCGAGGTCAATGCCAGCCCGATCCTTGCCGCCGAAATGCTTCGGCGCAACCTGTGGAACGTCGCCCACGGCGCCCTGGTGACCTCGGCGACTCTGACGGCACTGGGCAAGTTCGATCGTTTTCGCATGCGTGCCGGGCTGCCCAAGACCGCCGTTACCAGTGTTGTGCCGAGCCCCTTCCACCACGTTGACGCCGGCGTGCTGCGGGTGCCAGACCTGCGTGCCGACCCGCGCGATGCCGCCGCCCACACCGCGGCGATCATCCGCGACCTGCCGGAGCTGGTGGAAGGCTCGCGCGGTTCGCTGGTGCTGTTTTCCTCGCGCAAGCAGATGCAGGACGTGTTCGATGGCCTGGACCGCGACTGGCGCAAGCAGGTGTTCATCCAGGGCAACCTGTCCAAGCAGGAAACTCTCAACAAGCACAAGGCGCGGGTCGATGGCGGTGATTCCAGCGTGCTGTTCGGCCTCGCCAGCTTCGCCGAAGGCGTCGACCTGCCGGGCGCATATTGCGAGCACGTGGTGATCGCCAAGATTCCTTTCGCCGTGCCGGATGACCCGGTCGAAGCCGCCCTGGCCGAATGGATCGAGGCCCGTGGCGGCAACCCGTTCATGGAGATCGCCGTGCCGGACGCCTCGTTGCGGCTGATCCAGGCCTGCGGGCGGCTGCTGCGCACCGAAGAGGACCGCGGCACCATCACCCTGCTTGACCGGCGGGTGGTCACCCAGCGCTACGGCAAGGCTATTCTCAATGCGTTGCCACCGTTTCGCCGGGAAATTTCCTGA
- the pdxH gene encoding pyridoxamine 5'-phosphate oxidase: MTQSLADMRRDYTRDGLTEAQAPAQPFALFRQWFDDALNTEQPPVEANAMTLATVDSEGRPHCRIVLLKGLDEEGFTFFTNYDSAKGQQLLANPFAAMTFFWPALERQVRIEGRVVKVSPQESDEYYQVRPLGSRLGAWASPQSRVIANRAELEGLVKATEQRFSDNQPHCPEHWGGYRLLPERIEFWQGRASRLHDRLNYRLQQGNWLRERLAP; this comes from the coding sequence ATGACCCAGTCCCTGGCCGATATGCGCCGCGATTACACCCGCGATGGCCTGACCGAAGCCCAGGCTCCGGCGCAGCCGTTCGCGTTGTTTCGTCAATGGTTCGATGATGCCCTGAACACCGAGCAGCCACCGGTGGAAGCCAACGCCATGACCCTGGCGACGGTGGATAGCGAAGGCCGCCCGCATTGCCGGATCGTCCTGCTCAAGGGCCTGGACGAGGAGGGTTTTACCTTCTTCACCAACTACGACAGCGCCAAGGGCCAGCAGCTGCTGGCCAACCCGTTCGCGGCCATGACCTTCTTCTGGCCGGCGCTGGAGCGTCAGGTGCGTATTGAGGGCCGGGTGGTCAAGGTCAGCCCGCAAGAATCGGACGAGTATTACCAGGTGCGCCCGCTGGGCAGCCGCCTGGGCGCCTGGGCCTCACCGCAGAGCCGGGTGATCGCCAACCGCGCCGAGCTCGAGGGCCTGGTCAAGGCCACCGAACAGCGCTTTAGCGACAACCAGCCACACTGCCCGGAGCACTGGGGTGGCTACCGCCTGCTACCCGAGCGCATCGAGTTCTGGCAGGGCCGCGCCAGCCGCCTGCACGACCGCCTCAACTATCGCTTGCAGCAAGGTAACTGGCTGCGTGAGCGCCTCGCGCCTTAA
- a CDS encoding DUF6231 family protein, with protein sequence MMDGFSQRTPQQALAALLDRYAPQRLLLIGERFPALEAFAQAHPQAQIAVANPGALPAELAAQRFDLALLVDCLEHLSKRDGLQLLGGIRNLNASRVAVLADLSACDWQETDFFALALQASEKFQRDAQVLNLFTYDLREYKQVPDWLNAKFWANPENFGKYWW encoded by the coding sequence ATGATGGACGGTTTTTCCCAGCGCACCCCGCAACAGGCCCTGGCCGCCCTGCTTGATCGCTATGCGCCACAACGCCTGCTATTGATAGGTGAGCGCTTTCCGGCTCTGGAGGCTTTCGCCCAGGCGCACCCGCAGGCGCAAATCGCCGTGGCCAACCCCGGCGCTCTGCCGGCCGAGCTTGCGGCGCAACGCTTCGACCTGGCGCTGCTGGTCGATTGCCTCGAGCACCTGAGCAAACGCGATGGCCTGCAATTGCTCGGCGGCATCCGCAACCTCAATGCCAGCCGCGTGGCGGTGCTGGCCGACCTGAGCGCCTGCGATTGGCAAGAAACCGACTTCTTCGCCCTGGCCCTGCAAGCCAGTGAAAAATTCCAACGCGATGCGCAGGTTTTGAACCTGTTCACCTATGATCTACGTGAATACAAACAGGTCCCGGACTGGCTCAATGCCAAGTTCTGGGCCAACCCGGAAAATTTTGGCAAGTACTGGTGGTGA
- a CDS encoding OmpA family protein: protein MSSHKSLALALCLAVTGCAQHPQKDGAADAGFNWWPFGSDQVVDKEVKEVVTEKVAKADAKSESASRWWWPFGDDAKGKTAAVPKIDHKATQAWLDSYEPKLREAIKDSKFEVERREDVLVVTVPVDSSYNPDRPAMLLPVTLGPITRVAKAVEADKQTAVLVLGHADTSGVAAANTKLSQERAGSVAAIFRLSGLERDRLMLRGMGSQMPRAANDSVEGRALNRRVELVLTPQNTMVALLAKYKQPTPSPAELVAVQDAKAPAKAAAKPAAKPAAKAPAKKATVAKKAAPAKAAAKKPAAKPAAKKAAAPAAKKVAANTSPAKTN from the coding sequence ATGTCTTCGCATAAATCCTTAGCTCTCGCCCTGTGCCTGGCCGTGACCGGCTGCGCGCAGCATCCTCAGAAAGATGGCGCCGCAGATGCCGGCTTCAACTGGTGGCCGTTTGGCTCGGACCAGGTCGTCGACAAGGAAGTTAAGGAAGTGGTCACCGAAAAAGTCGCCAAGGCCGACGCCAAGTCGGAAAGCGCCAGCCGCTGGTGGTGGCCGTTTGGTGACGACGCCAAGGGCAAGACCGCTGCCGTACCGAAAATCGACCACAAGGCCACCCAGGCCTGGCTCGACAGCTACGAGCCAAAGCTGCGCGAAGCGATCAAGGACAGCAAGTTCGAAGTCGAGCGCCGTGAAGACGTATTGGTCGTGACCGTGCCGGTCGACAGCTCCTACAACCCGGATCGCCCAGCGATGCTGCTGCCGGTCACCCTCGGCCCGATCACTCGCGTAGCCAAAGCCGTCGAGGCCGACAAGCAGACTGCCGTGCTGGTCCTGGGGCATGCCGACACCAGCGGTGTTGCCGCCGCCAACACCAAACTCAGCCAGGAGCGCGCCGGTTCCGTGGCGGCGATCTTCCGCCTCAGCGGCCTGGAGCGAGATCGCCTGATGCTGCGCGGCATGGGCTCGCAAATGCCGCGTGCAGCCAACGACAGCGTTGAAGGCCGTGCCTTGAACCGTCGCGTTGAACTGGTACTCACCCCGCAGAACACTATGGTTGCCCTGCTGGCCAAGTACAAGCAGCCAACCCCGAGCCCGGCCGAACTGGTTGCCGTACAGGATGCCAAGGCTCCGGCCAAGGCTGCTGCGAAACCGGCTGCCAAGCCTGCAGCCAAGGCCCCAGCGAAAAAGGCCACTGTGGCCAAGAAAGCCGCGCCGGCCAAGGCCGCTGCCAAGAAGCCTGCCGCCAAGCCTGCGGCGAAGAAGGCGGCGGCACCGGCGGCGAAAAAAGTCGCCGCCAACACCAGCCCTGCGAAGACCAACTGA
- a CDS encoding DUF1145 domain-containing protein, whose amino-acid sequence MQGLLGLAKALTVVFWWVVLVNLLIPLEHPFHLLINAAGAALLGLHLLEVLMFNGCLRERSHRWFDRLQILLVGIFHVLSIPAPRKEAANA is encoded by the coding sequence ATGCAAGGGTTACTGGGGCTGGCCAAGGCCCTGACCGTGGTGTTCTGGTGGGTGGTACTGGTCAATTTGCTGATACCGCTGGAGCACCCCTTCCACCTGCTGATCAATGCCGCCGGTGCCGCCCTGCTTGGCCTGCACTTGCTGGAAGTATTGATGTTCAATGGTTGCCTGCGTGAGCGCAGCCATCGTTGGTTCGATCGCTTGCAGATCCTGCTGGTCGGTATTTTTCATGTTCTTTCAATTCCGGCACCCCGCAAGGAAGCTGCTAATGCGTAA
- a CDS encoding serine hydrolase domain-containing protein, which produces MQIQGHYELKFEAVREAFAALFDDPQERGAALCIQVGGETVIDLWAGSADKDGAEAWHSDTIANLFSCTKMFTAVTALQLVGEGKLALDAPVARYWPEFAQADKQSITLRQLLSHRAGVPALRELMPAEALYDWHAMVQALAGESPWWTPGTAHGYAAITFGWLIGELIRRADGREPGESIVARTARPLGLDFHIGLGEEDFPRVAHIARSKGNMGDEAAQRLLQVTLREPQALSTRAFTNPPGMLTSVNKPEWRRMQQPAANGHGNARSLAGFYAGLLDGGLLESELLDELTREHSLGQDRTLLTSTRFGLGCMLDQPSVANATFGLGARAFGHPGAGGSVGFADPEHDVSFGFVTNTLGPYVLMDPRAQKLVRVLASCL; this is translated from the coding sequence GTGCAGATTCAGGGTCATTACGAGCTTAAGTTTGAAGCGGTACGTGAAGCCTTTGCGGCGCTGTTCGACGATCCTCAGGAGCGTGGCGCGGCGCTGTGCATCCAGGTTGGCGGCGAAACCGTCATCGACCTCTGGGCCGGCAGCGCCGATAAAGACGGCGCCGAGGCCTGGCACAGCGATACCATTGCCAACCTGTTCTCCTGCACCAAGATGTTCACCGCCGTAACCGCCCTGCAGCTGGTCGGCGAAGGCAAGCTGGCCCTGGATGCGCCGGTGGCGCGGTACTGGCCGGAGTTCGCCCAGGCCGACAAGCAATCGATCACCTTGCGGCAACTGCTCAGCCATCGCGCCGGTGTGCCGGCCCTGCGTGAGCTGATGCCGGCCGAAGCCCTCTACGACTGGCACGCCATGGTCCAGGCACTGGCTGGCGAATCACCGTGGTGGACCCCGGGTACGGCCCACGGCTATGCGGCCATTACCTTTGGCTGGTTGATCGGCGAACTGATTCGCCGTGCCGATGGCCGCGAGCCAGGCGAATCGATCGTTGCCCGCACGGCCAGGCCGCTGGGCCTGGACTTTCATATCGGCCTTGGCGAAGAAGACTTCCCCCGCGTTGCGCATATCGCCCGCAGCAAAGGCAACATGGGCGACGAGGCGGCCCAGCGCCTGCTCCAGGTCACCCTGCGCGAGCCGCAAGCCCTGTCGACCCGGGCCTTTACCAACCCGCCGGGGATGCTTACCAGCGTCAACAAACCCGAGTGGCGGCGCATGCAGCAACCGGCGGCCAACGGCCACGGCAACGCCCGCAGCCTCGCCGGTTTCTACGCAGGCCTGCTCGATGGCGGTTTGCTGGAGTCGGAGCTGCTCGATGAGCTGACCCGCGAGCACAGCCTTGGCCAGGATCGGACTTTGCTGACCTCGACCCGTTTCGGTCTTGGCTGCATGCTTGACCAGCCGAGCGTCGCCAACGCGACCTTTGGTCTGGGCGCGCGCGCCTTCGGTCACCCGGGGGCGGGCGGTTCGGTGGGCTTTGCCGATCCGGAACACGATGTTTCCTTTGGTTTTGTTACCAATACCCTGGGCCCTTACGTGCTCATGGACCCTCGGGCGCAGAAGCTGGTGCGGGTATTGGCCAGCTGCCTTTGA
- a CDS encoding OmpA family protein gives MSVLFKATLPVLLAASLLSGCATHSDGSAPLNQRTWPICSLLGGLVGGGLGAIESSAWAAGAGAAGAIAGGLICYAQDGDEDEDGVFDRRDLCPDTPANTPVSHTGCPLPQYPASQKAPEPAPTSEVITLSDQGAVMFAFDSAQLTSAAQQQLQALTSKLNGANVTSVKVVGHTDSQGSDAYNQALSERRASSVAEYLISQGLSPAKVTSQGQGESQPVADNDTDAGRAQNRRVELHLN, from the coding sequence ATGAGTGTTCTCTTCAAGGCCACACTGCCGGTCCTTCTGGCCGCAAGCCTGCTCTCCGGTTGTGCGACCCACAGCGATGGCAGCGCCCCACTCAATCAAAGGACCTGGCCTATCTGCAGCCTGCTTGGCGGTCTGGTCGGTGGCGGTCTGGGTGCCATCGAAAGTTCCGCCTGGGCAGCCGGTGCCGGTGCTGCCGGCGCGATTGCCGGCGGCCTGATCTGTTATGCCCAGGACGGTGACGAGGATGAAGACGGCGTGTTCGACCGTCGCGACCTCTGCCCCGACACGCCGGCCAACACCCCGGTCAGCCATACCGGTTGCCCGCTGCCGCAATACCCAGCGAGCCAGAAAGCGCCGGAGCCTGCACCGACCTCGGAAGTGATTACCCTCAGCGACCAGGGCGCGGTGATGTTCGCCTTTGACTCGGCGCAGTTGACCAGCGCGGCCCAACAGCAGTTGCAGGCGCTGACCAGCAAGCTCAATGGCGCCAATGTAACCAGCGTCAAAGTCGTCGGCCATACCGACAGCCAGGGCTCGGACGCCTACAACCAGGCGCTGTCCGAACGGCGAGCCAGCAGTGTTGCCGAGTACCTGATCAGCCAGGGCCTGTCGCCCGCCAAGGTCACCAGCCAGGGCCAGGGTGAAAGCCAGCCGGTTGCCGATAACGACACTGATGCCGGGCGGGCGCAGAACCGCAGGGTGGAACTGCACCTTAATTGA